A region of Solibacillus isronensis DNA encodes the following proteins:
- a CDS encoding 5' nucleotidase, NT5C type, protein MKKSIAIDMDQVLADFYSKLRVTYNENFGTNFTDEEFLLTTQRDLPREDAKKLFALLNEPDYFRDLKVLDVDAIEVIQELQEHYEIFIATAAMDVPGSFTAKYDWLMEHLPFIKTQNIVFCGNKAVIHTDYLIDDSPRQLAAFKGTGILYSMPYNRSEEGFMRVHNWKEIKQYFIKQMEIV, encoded by the coding sequence ATGAAAAAAAGTATTGCTATCGATATGGACCAGGTGCTAGCTGACTTTTATTCGAAATTACGTGTTACATATAACGAGAATTTCGGAACAAATTTTACAGATGAAGAGTTTCTTCTGACGACACAGCGTGATTTGCCTCGAGAAGATGCGAAGAAATTATTTGCTTTATTAAATGAGCCAGACTATTTCAGAGATTTAAAAGTACTGGATGTAGATGCAATTGAAGTCATTCAAGAACTGCAGGAGCATTATGAAATTTTTATTGCGACAGCTGCAATGGATGTACCGGGTTCATTTACAGCGAAATACGATTGGTTGATGGAGCATTTACCATTTATTAAAACACAGAACATTGTGTTTTGCGGAAATAAAGCGGTAATACATACCGATTATTTAATTGATGATAGCCCACGCCAACTCGCAGCATTTAAAGGAACAGGCATATTGTATTCGATGCCGTACAATCGGTCGGAAGAAGGTTTCATGCGTGTTCATAACTGGAAAGAAATAAAACAATATTTTATAAAGCAAATGGAAATTGTTTAA
- the glnA gene encoding type I glutamate--ammonia ligase — protein MGKYTKDDIKRLVEEQQVKFIRLQFTDILGTIKNVEIPVSQLDKALDNKMMFDGSSIEGFVRIEESDMYLYPDYDSFMIFPWTAEKGKVARLICDIYNPNGTPFAGDPRNNLKRVLKEMKELGFTDFNLGPEPEFFLFKLDAKGEPSLEVNDHGGYFDLAPTDLGENCRRDIVLELEEMGFEIEASHHEVAPGQHEIDFKYADAITACDNIQTFKLVVKTIARKHGLHATFMPKPLFGEAGSGMHFNVSLFKGKENAFYDESTELGLSETAMQFMAGVLDHVQGFTAITNPTVNSYKRLVPGYEAPCYVAWSAQNRSPLIRIPSSRGVSTRVEVRSVDPSANPYLAMAVILEAGLEGIRKKSTPPPAINRNIYVMSEEERKANGIDNLPAALDDALNLLAKDEVVQRALGNHIYANFKEAKEIEFDMYRSTVHQWERDQYMKMY, from the coding sequence GTGGGCAAATATACAAAAGACGATATTAAACGTCTAGTAGAAGAACAACAAGTAAAATTCATTCGTTTACAGTTTACAGATATTTTAGGAACAATTAAAAACGTAGAAATTCCTGTAAGCCAACTAGATAAAGCATTGGACAATAAAATGATGTTTGATGGTTCATCAATCGAAGGTTTTGTACGTATTGAAGAATCAGATATGTACTTATATCCGGATTATGATTCATTCATGATTTTCCCGTGGACAGCTGAAAAAGGGAAAGTAGCACGCTTAATCTGTGATATTTACAATCCTAACGGCACACCATTTGCAGGCGATCCACGTAACAACCTGAAACGTGTATTAAAGGAAATGAAAGAGCTAGGATTCACAGATTTCAACTTAGGGCCAGAACCAGAGTTTTTCTTATTTAAACTTGATGCAAAAGGCGAGCCAAGCTTGGAAGTAAATGACCATGGCGGATATTTCGACTTGGCACCTACAGATTTAGGTGAAAACTGCCGTCGCGATATCGTATTGGAACTAGAAGAAATGGGCTTTGAAATTGAAGCATCTCACCATGAGGTTGCACCGGGACAACATGAAATTGACTTTAAATATGCGGATGCTATTACAGCTTGCGACAATATCCAAACATTTAAATTAGTTGTTAAAACAATTGCACGTAAACACGGTTTACACGCTACATTCATGCCAAAACCTTTATTCGGTGAAGCTGGCTCAGGAATGCACTTCAACGTTTCATTATTTAAAGGAAAAGAAAATGCCTTTTATGATGAGTCTACTGAGTTAGGTCTTTCTGAAACAGCGATGCAATTCATGGCAGGTGTACTTGATCATGTTCAAGGCTTTACTGCAATTACAAACCCGACTGTAAACTCTTATAAACGTTTAGTACCAGGTTATGAAGCACCATGTTACGTAGCATGGTCTGCACAAAACCGTTCACCATTAATCCGTATTCCTTCTTCTCGCGGAGTTTCAACACGTGTAGAAGTTCGTTCGGTAGACCCATCAGCAAATCCATATTTGGCGATGGCAGTTATTTTAGAGGCTGGTCTGGAAGGGATTCGCAAAAAATCAACGCCACCACCAGCAATTAACCGCAACATTTATGTAATGAGCGAAGAAGAGCGTAAAGCAAACGGCATCGATAACTTGCCTGCAGCTTTAGACGATGCTTTAAACTTACTTGCAAAAGATGAAGTTGTTCAACGAGCATTAGGGAATCACATTTATGCTAACTTTAAAGAAGCAAAAGAAATCGAGTTCGACATGTACCGTTCAACTGTCCATCAGTGGGAACGCGACCAATATATGAAAATGTACTAA
- the hfq gene encoding RNA chaperone Hfq → MKSINLQDTFLNNLRKNNVFVTVFLLNGFQLKGLIKSYDNFTVLLESEGKQQLIYKHAISTFVPSKNVALSEEE, encoded by the coding sequence ATGAAATCGATTAATTTGCAGGATACTTTTTTAAACAATTTACGTAAAAATAATGTTTTTGTAACGGTATTTTTGTTAAATGGCTTCCAATTAAAAGGACTTATAAAATCATATGATAATTTTACCGTACTATTGGAGTCGGAAGGAAAACAGCAGCTAATTTACAAGCATGCAATTTCAACTTTTGTACCGTCCAAAAATGTAGCTTTATCGGAAGAAGAGTAA
- a CDS encoding gamma-glutamyl-gamma-aminobutyrate hydrolase family protein, producing MKPIIGLTMYDFDKKLDINNAYLTSIEQAGGIPICIPNATEENVDALLNLIDGLVLIGGADIDPLLFNEEPHRHIGSVVRKRDDSDLLLMNEAYKRQMPVLGICRGQQIMNVAFGGTIIQDIPSQVENTILHKQPSKRGELAHTVEVKTPKFKEIFKEDSFRVNTFHHQSVGKLGEGLLVSAVAKDGIIEGIEHDSHPYCVAVQWHPEELAPNGDVYAQRLFYSFVEACNK from the coding sequence ATGAAACCGATTATTGGATTAACAATGTATGATTTTGACAAGAAATTGGATATCAACAACGCATATTTAACTTCAATTGAACAAGCGGGAGGTATTCCAATCTGTATACCGAATGCTACAGAAGAAAACGTGGATGCATTATTAAATCTAATTGATGGCCTCGTATTAATTGGTGGAGCGGATATAGATCCACTGTTGTTTAATGAAGAACCGCACCGTCATATCGGAAGTGTTGTACGAAAACGTGATGACAGCGATCTTTTATTAATGAATGAAGCCTATAAAAGACAAATGCCTGTTCTCGGTATTTGCCGCGGACAACAGATTATGAATGTTGCATTTGGGGGGACGATCATTCAGGATATTCCATCACAAGTAGAAAACACAATTTTACATAAACAACCTTCAAAGCGTGGGGAGTTAGCACATACCGTTGAAGTAAAGACGCCTAAATTTAAAGAAATTTTTAAAGAAGACTCATTCCGTGTCAATACATTTCATCATCAATCGGTTGGAAAGCTCGGGGAAGGGCTCTTAGTTTCGGCTGTTGCTAAGGACGGCATCATTGAAGGAATTGAACATGATTCGCATCCATATTGTGTCGCGGTGCAATGGCATCCTGAAGAATTAGCTCCGAACGGGGATGTTTATGCACAGCGCTTATTTTATAGTTTTGTAGAAGCATGCAATAAATAA
- a CDS encoding rhodanese-like domain-containing protein — MKTMTTDELINLLDANEDLNVIDVREDFEVEHGMIPGAVHIPLGSIPERTNELDNSKSYIVVCKGGVRSANACEYLAEQGFDVTNLDGGMMAYDGELEFK, encoded by the coding sequence ATGAAAACGATGACAACAGATGAACTGATCAACTTACTCGATGCAAATGAAGATTTAAATGTAATCGATGTTCGTGAAGATTTTGAAGTGGAACACGGAATGATTCCAGGTGCTGTACATATTCCACTTGGCTCAATCCCTGAACGTACTAATGAACTGGACAATTCAAAATCCTATATCGTCGTATGTAAAGGCGGCGTACGCAGTGCAAATGCATGCGAATATCTGGCAGAGCAAGGTTTTGATGTAACGAATTTAGATGGTGGAATGATGGCCTATGATGGAGAATTAGAATTTAAATAA
- a CDS encoding DNA alkylation repair protein produces MKLDTMMQELEALGKERTKKIYMSNGAKEPVFGVTIGSMKPYVKQIKKDQELAEQLYATGNYDAMYFAGVIADPKAMTEEDYDRWMEQAYFYMISDYVVAVTLSESDIAQEVSDKWIASGEDLKMSAGWHCYCWLLGNRKDEEFSKEKLMDMLGYVKQNIRQAPQRTQVAMNNFVMTVGVSFKPLHDEAVQIANEIGPIETKREGKKPGLLHAYAEIEKQVEKGRIGFKRKYVRC; encoded by the coding sequence ATGAAACTCGATACAATGATGCAGGAGTTAGAAGCGCTTGGGAAAGAGCGTACAAAAAAGATTTATATGTCCAATGGGGCAAAGGAGCCGGTGTTCGGTGTAACGATTGGCTCGATGAAACCGTATGTAAAACAAATAAAAAAAGATCAGGAACTGGCTGAACAGCTCTATGCTACAGGCAACTATGATGCAATGTATTTTGCAGGAGTTATTGCGGATCCGAAAGCAATGACTGAGGAAGATTATGACCGCTGGATGGAGCAGGCCTATTTCTATATGATTTCCGATTATGTTGTTGCAGTGACACTGTCGGAATCCGATATTGCGCAAGAAGTTAGCGATAAATGGATTGCCAGTGGTGAGGATCTGAAAATGTCGGCAGGTTGGCATTGTTACTGCTGGCTTCTCGGAAATCGTAAGGATGAGGAATTTTCAAAGGAAAAGTTAATGGATATGCTTGGGTATGTAAAACAAAATATCCGTCAAGCACCGCAGCGCACACAGGTGGCGATGAACAATTTTGTCATGACAGTCGGTGTTTCATTTAAACCTTTACATGATGAGGCAGTGCAAATTGCTAATGAAATTGGACCAATTGAAACGAAACGGGAAGGGAAAAAACCAGGTTTGCTTCATGCATATGCGGAAATAGAAAAACAGGTGGAAAAAGGGCGAATCGGTTTTAAACGTAAATATGTACGTTGTTAA
- a CDS encoding methionine gamma-lyase family protein, translating into MAFQSILTAETLTLAAKVEEKVRTYHQEVDERAFYNQQKVLAAFRENQVSDFHLHPSTGYGYDDEGRDNLERVYAQTFGAEAAIVRPQIISGTHAITLSLFGVLRPGDELVYITGKPYDTLQSIVDGGEKDTGSLKDYKIGYSHVDLIENKEIDWEGVIQAVNENTKMIAIQRSKGYATRPSFTVEQIAEMVVKVRAIAPDAIIFVDNCYGEFVELLEPTEVGVDLMAGSLIKNPGGGFAKIGGYIAGRADLVEKCAYRMTSPGIGAEAGASLNTLADFYQGFFMAPHIVAQSLKGAIFTSAMLGEIGMTTSPHYTDVRTDLIQSVSFQTAEQMVAFCREIQAASPINAHFAPEPAYMPGYEDDVIMAAGTFVQGSSIELTADGPIRPPFTAFIQGGLTYEHVKYAICSAVQKLK; encoded by the coding sequence ATGGCATTTCAATCAATATTAACAGCTGAAACATTAACGCTTGCAGCTAAAGTGGAAGAAAAAGTCCGCACTTATCATCAGGAAGTGGATGAACGTGCGTTTTATAATCAGCAAAAGGTGCTGGCAGCTTTTCGAGAAAATCAAGTAAGTGACTTTCATCTGCATCCTTCAACAGGATATGGCTATGATGATGAAGGCCGTGATAATTTAGAGCGTGTATATGCGCAAACTTTCGGGGCAGAGGCAGCTATCGTACGTCCCCAAATCATTTCAGGTACACATGCAATTACATTAAGTTTATTCGGTGTATTACGTCCTGGTGATGAATTGGTCTATATTACAGGCAAACCATATGACACACTTCAGTCGATCGTTGACGGGGGCGAAAAAGATACAGGTTCCTTGAAGGACTATAAAATCGGCTATTCCCATGTAGATTTAATTGAAAACAAGGAAATTGATTGGGAAGGTGTAATACAGGCAGTAAACGAAAATACGAAAATGATTGCGATCCAGCGGTCAAAAGGCTATGCGACGCGCCCGTCATTTACGGTTGAACAAATTGCTGAAATGGTTGTAAAAGTAAGGGCAATCGCACCAGACGCCATTATTTTTGTCGATAACTGCTACGGTGAATTTGTGGAGTTGCTTGAGCCGACAGAAGTTGGAGTTGACTTAATGGCCGGTTCATTAATCAAAAATCCGGGTGGGGGCTTTGCAAAAATCGGCGGATATATTGCAGGTCGCGCGGATTTAGTGGAAAAATGTGCATATCGTATGACATCACCGGGAATCGGTGCAGAGGCAGGGGCTTCGTTAAATACGCTGGCAGATTTTTACCAGGGCTTCTTTATGGCACCACATATCGTTGCGCAAAGTTTAAAGGGTGCAATTTTTACATCAGCAATGCTTGGAGAAATCGGTATGACGACTTCTCCGCATTACACAGATGTTCGCACGGATCTCATTCAATCAGTCTCATTCCAAACGGCTGAACAAATGGTAGCATTCTGTCGTGAAATTCAAGCTGCTTCACCTATTAACGCTCACTTTGCGCCGGAACCTGCCTATATGCCTGGTTATGAGGATGATGTCATTATGGCGGCAGGTACGTTTGTCCAGGGATCAAGTATTGAATTAACAGCAGACGGCCCAATCCGTCCTCCCTTTACTGCATTTATCCAAGGCGGCTTAACATATGAACATGTAAAATATGCCATTTGTTCCGCAGTACAAAAACTAAAATAA
- a CDS encoding gamma-type small acid-soluble spore protein, with protein MSKNKNNINNKNVEFGMETDVNQVKRQNQQAEAKKQQSSGLFANSGLQKQSSSLNAEFGMETNVNQVKRQNQQAEAKKQQSSGLFANSGLQKQSSSLNAEFGMETNVNQVKRQNQQAEAKKQQSSGLFANSGLQKKLSSMSAEFGMETDVNQVKQQNQQAEAKKQQASGQFGKNKFQNGNK; from the coding sequence ATGTCAAAAAATAAAAACAACATCAATAATAAAAACGTCGAATTCGGTATGGAAACGGACGTTAATCAAGTAAAGCGACAAAACCAGCAAGCTGAAGCTAAAAAGCAACAGTCTTCCGGTTTGTTTGCTAACAGCGGTTTACAAAAGCAATCAAGTTCATTAAATGCTGAATTTGGTATGGAAACTAACGTAAACCAAGTGAAGCGACAAAACCAGCAAGCTGAAGCTAAAAAGCAACAGTCTTCCGGTTTGTTTGCTAACAGCGGTTTACAAAAGCAATCAAGTTCATTGAATGCTGAATTTGGTATGGAAACTAACGTAAACCAAGTGAAACGACAAAACCAGCAAGCTGAAGCTAAAAAGCAACAGTCTTCCGGTTTGTTCGCAAACAGCGGTTTACAGAAGAAGCTTTCTTCAATGAGCGCTGAGTTTGGCATGGAAACAGATGTTAACCAAGTAAAACAACAAAACCAGCAAGCCGAAGCTAAAAAACAACAAGCATCAGGTCAATTTGGTAAGAACAAATTCCAAAACGGCAATAAATAA
- a CDS encoding MerR family transcriptional regulator → MSSEIRRSMPLLSISIVMQLTDLTARQIRYYEEHDLIQPHRTEGNRRMFSLNDVDTLLEIKDMLEQGINMAGIKKVFALKNDPEAQKASKEISDSDLRKILREEMRQAQRMQKTSIRQGDLSRFYQ, encoded by the coding sequence ATGAGTAGTGAAATTCGACGTTCAATGCCACTATTATCGATAAGTATCGTCATGCAATTAACGGATCTGACAGCAAGGCAAATCCGTTATTATGAAGAGCATGATTTAATTCAGCCACACCGGACAGAAGGAAATCGACGCATGTTTTCTTTAAATGATGTCGATACTTTACTGGAAATCAAGGATATGCTTGAGCAAGGCATTAATATGGCGGGGATCAAAAAAGTATTTGCATTGAAAAATGACCCTGAAGCCCAAAAAGCGAGCAAGGAAATTTCCGATTCGGATTTACGTAAAATTTTACGTGAAGAAATGCGTCAAGCACAACGTATGCAAAAAACATCGATTCGCCAAGGGGATTTATCGCGCTTTTACCAATAG
- a CDS encoding trimeric intracellular cation channel family protein: MAWEVFSLIGTIAFAVSGAIVAMEEEYDLFGVYILGIVTAFGGGAIRNILIGLPVSTLWNQEFLFQIALLAITIFFLIPHHLIKHWNRWGNVTDAIGLSAFAIQGAMHAVHQDLPIVAVIVAAVLTGAGGGIVRDLLAGRRPIILRHEIYGVWAASAGFIIGLEIFAGDLFLYILFVIITFLRICSYTKGWSLPSKKIHYTR, encoded by the coding sequence ATGGCTTGGGAAGTATTTAGTTTGATCGGAACAATCGCCTTTGCCGTTTCCGGGGCCATTGTGGCAATGGAAGAAGAGTATGATTTATTCGGGGTGTACATATTAGGGATTGTCACAGCTTTTGGTGGTGGTGCCATTCGAAATATTCTGATTGGTCTGCCTGTATCGACATTATGGAACCAGGAGTTTTTGTTTCAAATTGCTCTTTTGGCGATTACGATTTTCTTTTTAATTCCGCATCATTTAATTAAACATTGGAATCGCTGGGGAAATGTGACTGATGCAATCGGCTTATCCGCCTTTGCCATTCAAGGAGCAATGCATGCGGTCCATCAGGATTTACCGATTGTAGCTGTAATTGTAGCGGCAGTGTTGACAGGTGCCGGAGGAGGGATTGTTCGGGACTTGCTTGCAGGCAGAAGACCCATTATATTACGACACGAAATTTATGGGGTTTGGGCAGCCAGTGCAGGATTTATAATCGGCCTTGAAATTTTTGCGGGCGATCTGTTTTTATATATACTGTTTGTTATCATTACCTTCCTGCGCATATGTTCATATACAAAAGGCTGGAGCCTGCCATCGAAAAAAATCCATTATACAAGGTAG